A stretch of DNA from Mugil cephalus isolate CIBA_MC_2020 chromosome 12, CIBA_Mcephalus_1.1, whole genome shotgun sequence:
CCAGGATGACGGGGGCAGGTGGGAGAAAGAAGGTGTTTCGTTTGTCAGATGTCGTCCAGCCTCTGTCCGAAACCCAGATTGAGAGTTTAACTTCCAAAGCAGTGAAGCgcattttgcattcagaaaAGGCGATTGCTCAAAGCGGAATGTCCCACGTAAGTAAACGCCTCAGTGCACGTCTCATTGTCTTAAAGTGAGTGTGTAAAAACCTCCTTAAATGTGTGCGGCAGGTCAGAGTGAAGCTCCTCTCCAGGCTGGTGACACAGTTCGAGGGGATGATGAAAGAAGACGTGCTGGAGTTTATTCTGGACGACATCCGGTCACGGAGCGACCTGGCGTTTTCTCTGCTCTACCAGGAATACAACACCTACCTCAGCCAGCTGCCGTCTGGACTTCTGGACAGCTACGACCACTGTCTGTTCACTCTGCTGTCAGGCCTGCAGGAGAAACCCGAGCAGAGGGACGGGTACGGGATGAATTCCCCTCTGTTTTATTCTCTACCTCTTTAAATTGGTATGAGATGAAcatcgttaaggttttatctgataccggagACGAGCTTAAGACATGAAAACGTACAAACTTTgtctgcctttttatttttaaggcattttgtgaagTGCAAGTTGATcagaatattcatttaaataaatgaaccaatataaaaaataaaattcacaacaataATTCTCACACAACTCATAACATGAACCCAttaagctcaataacacaaatgGGGAATGATGAGGAAATGTTGAATTCTCATGAATTAAACCCTAATATTCCAGAatgaatggttttattttgcCGTGGCTGAGAGATCAGAAGATTTAGTTATAACAGAAATCAGTGagacatgattttatttttgtccgctaaggttaaaagagggtagtaaattttaaatctaatgctgcacaaaaactaatcatgcaatcaagtcaatattttagatcgATCTGAAAAAAAGGCCACAGCttcccaacattagttttatggaaaatagctcatttttcatgttttttttttttcgtaaaaacaacagtgacttcaagtaataaaattgtcatttaaagagttaaaaatcctcaaaatgatgGAATATATGGTAGTAttttaaagtgctgaagtggtttaagagatttatgcggaaacaattagaaaaaaatatattaatccGTTAAGTTTTTATAGTGGTTTTGGGACATGGACGTTTTTTAtccgctaaggttacaagaaGGTGGTAAATTAAAAGGATGCATGGGGGTTAATaacgctgtaaagttggactttttaacatgggggtctatggggatttgatGCCTTGtagagcctcaagtggccactggatgaactgcagtttatttGCTTCAtctctcagacctggaggtaGCGTCGGCACAGTAATAGAGCTAAGGGGTCTAAACTAATTAAGAATGAAGTGGACCCAAATCTGAGTTACTTCTGTTAGCGTATCCGTCCCTGGCAAGGATTGATGTGATGTGTGTCTTTTAACACCTGCAAATAATTCGCTGAACGTAATGAAGCAGAATCTTTTCGTCTCTTCCAGCCTTTTCACCAAACTGGTGCTGGAGGCTCCCATCATCACAGAATCTGCTCTGGAAGTGATCCGACGTTACTGTGAGGACGAGGTAGGAGACGGCGTCTTAACGCTCAGACCTAACAGCGCCCACATCCTCTCGACCTCATGTTAACCAGCAGCCTTTGTTTCAGTCTCGGGTGTATCTGGGAATGACGACGCTGAAGGAGCTCATCGTCAAACGGCCGTCGAGACAGTTCCAGTATCTGCACGTCCTTCTGGATCTCAGCTCGCATGAAAAAGAGAAGGTGCTGCTCTCGTCCTCACAGACGACTGAACCGACTCCAGAGCTCCTCACAcagtgtgtttcaaaaggtttcttcttttattttatttccaggtGCGCACCACCGCCTTGGCTTTTCTGAAGCGCATGTACGAGAAAGACCAGCTCAGGGACTACATAGAGAAGTTTGCCCTGAACTACATGCAGCTTCTGGTCCATCCCAACCCTCCGTCTCTGCTCTTCGGGGCCGACAAAGACACAGGTTTGCATCGGGACATTTGGTTTTGTCCCTGAGACAATTCACCTTTAGACTAATACGCAGCTCTTATAGAAGACATGGAGGTTTTTATTATGTCCTTCTTGACGTCCTGTGTCCCCGCTGCTTCCTGTATGTGTTGACACAGAGGTGGCCGCCCCCTGGACCGAAGAGACGGTGAGACAGTGTCTGTTTCTCTACCTGTCCCTGCTTCCCCTGAACCATCGGCTGGTCCACGAGCTGGCGTCCGTCTACACCGAGGCCATCGCCGACATCAAGCGCAGCGTGCTACGAGCGATAGAGCAGCCGGTGAGATACGCTCCCTCTCATGTGTTGATCAGTGTAACAgtaagaaggaaaaggaaaagccTCTCATCTTCATCAGCCGAGCGTCACAAAAATAACTGAGGACAAAAATGTGTATCATAGTATTTCCCATCATttctcacctgctgctgttggctaagcTAAGCTGTTGGCTGGCTGGTGTTctctagtgttttacttccgtggctacgttaattagctggtgtctgttagtgttttatttctgatcttAGCTGAAGTTTTTCAGTTCGATGAGGCTTTtaagttttgcctcagatcatggcacaaagAATtataacatctcatcctgtgtattaatgaatctgctgtttgagagaggaattaaagcAGTAGATTTactaaggatggactgttttaatgtcatgatgagtaaatattttagaataatCAAACACTAGTAGTAAAGCAGGTTagcatggccctgtgttagcattaatgtggaaatctggggacatttacagaaaAGGATTAAATGTTacagagatgaaatgaagaaatagaagaaacatttatttttatttgtatttaaacatatttaatctactatgtctgtgatgtcaatagcagtgcgaccGGCTGCTGTAATAATTGTAATCTGTGCATAGACTGTGTTTCCTGTGTCTATGTCACATGAAACAGCCGTAGAGGGTTATATCTAAAacacaggtaaaactaatcccgtgcaaaTACAGCTCATTTCACAGACATTTGAAGGAGTTCTTTGAACTTCTGAGAGATCCTGGCAgaaaaaatatcatgttttcGTGTCTTTCTGtaattaaaaatggaaaaaattaaAGCGAACTGTTCATTTCGGAGACTATGAAATTACAAAATGTGAACTATGAACATGAACTAGTTCACTTTAATCTAACAGAGTAGAGACGTGTTCTCCTGAAATAAAAGGCCGTATGAAATGTTCCAGCTGTATTTCTTGATAAcgctcctctgtctttctttcgttttttaTAACGTTGCTGTAGATCCGTGGGATGGGGATGAACTCTCCTGAGCTGTTGCTCCTGGTTGAAAACTGTCCCAAAGGAGCCGAGACTCTGGTCACGCGCTGCCTCCACATCCTGACGGATAAAGGTAAAACGAAACATCGAAGCTTCGAGTTAATTCGCACCCAGATCTGTGTCCGTGTGTtgaataaatctaatttttCTTCCGCTCAGTGCCTCCGTCTCCAGAACTAGTGGAGAGGGTGCGAGATCTTTACCACAAACGAGTGCCAGACGTTCGCTTCCTGATCCCCGTCATCAACGGTCTAGAAAAGGTGACGTCCTGTTCATCTGAACTCACTCGAGCTTCAGGCTGATATCTTAGTAACTGATGGtttattttggttgtttttcctttgcagaATGAAGTGATTCAGGCTTTACCCAAACTCATCAAGCTCAACCCCATCGTAGTGAAGGAGGTGTTCAACAGACTGTTGGGAACTCAGCACAGTAAGACTCATCCATGGTTTCTACCACCTTCCTTTCCTTTGTTTACACTGAGAGTCGTCCTCACACTGCTCATCTACGTCTCTTCaagatactttattaatccatAAAGAGGAAATGAGTTGTTGTTACAGCtctacatcatcatcacagtaaaaaccacaagaagctggaatttgattttataaatttccaggtctggaaaagtgtagaaaatgcaaattgccacaaaaaataaaataaatggattgatctgtttttttaaggtaaaatgtttgtgtgagagttCACAGTCGCTACATAGATGATCATAAATTTATCTGAGTTTAATCTTATTAAGTTATTTATATGAGCTACATCACCTTTAATCATCATCTTTAATCTTCTGGgaattatttggtgacataacagcatttatatatattcagattaTTGAAAACTAACGATTAATTCCATAacttatttacatgatacacaactatttactaaataaatccatttttattgagatgtctggaaaaagtatttttatcGTCCTCACACTGGCCCATTAAGTTTGAACTTTTAGACCCTACGTGGTCAAACACCCCAGGATGTTACTGACCTGCTGTGACGTTTGGTgctgaaaacattttcatttagacaGACTTTTGGTTGAATAACTGTTTTtacctcattttttttaattgtcctttgagccttttgttgtttttttaatggtttgattcatgtttttattctttttttgttgatggttttacttttaccttttttctgttttttattcattttatttgctcttattttgtgtacttattttattgttaagcACTTTGAGGTGCTactgtggctcagtgggtagagcCAACCAGAGGGTTAGAGGTTCAATCCCCAGTTGGAGtaaatgtgtgaatgtaaaGCAGCTTGAGTACTAATAGTTAGAGAGAAAGGTTTataaaaaacacttattttagTTAATTAGATTAATTATCAGCTGAAGTTCACATATATGAAacgtgatttattctgacttgtgtgtgtttgtgttttttcaggtgAAGGAAGTTCTTCGGTGTCGCCTCTCACCCCTGGAGATCTGCTCATCGCTTTACACAACATAGACTCAAACAAATGTGACATGAAGTCCATCATCAAAGGTCAGTGTTCAGTGGATAAACCTTCAGGCCAGAATCAGCTGATCAGGAGTTAACGTGAGTCTGTACGACAGCTACCAACCTGTGCTTCGGGGAGAAGAACGTTTACACCTCGGAGATTTTGGCGGTGGTGATGCAGCAGCTGATGGAGCAGAGCCCCCTCCCCATGCTGCTCATGCGCACCGTCATCCAGTCCCTCACCATGTATCCCAGACTGGGGGGGTTCGTCATGAACATCCTGTCCCGCCTCATCGTCAAACAGGTCAGCGCCGAACTCCAGACGAGCCCCCAGACTCTCGCTGACGCACTTTCACATGACGTTTCTGTATTTATGCACAAACAAAGCGTTAGTTTTATACGTCCCTGCAGGTGTGGAAGTATCCTAAAGTGTGGGAAGGATTCGTGAAGTGTTGCCAGAGGACGAAGCCTCAGTCTTACAGCGTCCTCCTGCAGCTGCCGCCTGCACAGCTCACCAGTGTGTTCGAACGCTGCCCTGAGATGAGAGAGCCTCTTCTACAGCACGTCCTCTCCTTCACACCTCATCAGGTCACAGCTCATTTCTGTTCAGACGTTATATTTGTCTCTGAGCTTCTTTATATGAGCtaaatgtctgtctgttttttaattaacagcAAGCTCACATTCCTGCCTCCATCATGACGGTTCtggaagcaaataaaaaagcGCAGCCGAAGCCTGAAGAGCCGGTTGTGGAGAAAGAGGTAAACATTGAAGATGCTGCACACACTTGTAGAGATTTAAGGCTTTTATAGCACGGCTGGACATAGACGCAGTAACATGTGCATGTCGTCTACGCCGGTGTGAGTCATTTATATGTGCATGCATcagtctgtctcactctgtaacagctacaaacctcctcagttaccgattctttattgatccaaaacaatcagttggAAAATTGGAAAATTGCACTGCATTTTGTTAGTCACGTTTCTGGGACGGTTCAGTTTATTGTCGTAACAGTATCATGGTGAAACATGTTGGAAACTAAATCTGTTTCCATTGTTCCATTGTCAATCTGTTTTCATCAGCATATGTTAGTCTGGAAAGTatcaatctaaatatcgatagtatcgatactaATGTTTATCTTTTACTATTACactgttgtctttgtttactTCATATTActcattgttcttttttcttattttttgacttttttctaaaacagttgtgtgtAAAACAAGGAGAATTGtttaaaattgttttatattgtaattagttaatggaaacagatttatttgattaaaacatttctcctgtattttatcataatcaagtcactaaaggcaaaattatgaagttatttaatgatcatgacatttcaagtacTATAGGTGATATTAGCCCATTAGTATCAGATTGATATCATATTCCCAGTATCGGCCGCCCAGAACCCTAAACCGCCTACTATGTCTGTCATTGACAAATAGTTTCAGAGTCTGAATATTCACTATCTGTAATCTTTATTATAATATCACTGCTGGCTCATCTTTACTCTTACTTCACATCTGGTTTTCATCTCTCAGCTGGAACCTGCTCCAGTCGTCTCGGTTGCAGAAGAGGCTCCACCCACGGCAGCTCCAGACACTCCGGTCCAGGAAGACCCAGCATCCGTGAAAGACGAAGAAGAACCAATGGAGCAGGAGGAGTCTGATCCAGTGATACGGGAAGAAAGTGATAACGTTCCACAGGTAAAACGAAACGACCATCGGTGACAcggaaaacaaaccaaagtctTAGATGGGCTCATAGCAGCATGTTATCTTTTGGACTAGCATATAATACCACctgaaaactgcattttaattatttgccATAGCCAGCAGACGTTTGACTTAGTaaagactgtgtttttttaaatctttcttttttattaaaacttgaaatattacatttcttCAGGTGGAGTTTCCAGAGCAGATGAGATATTGTCACCGCATCCAGCTGATGAACCAGCTGAGGAACAAGCTGAGGAACCGGCTGAGGTACCGGCTGAGGAACCGGTTGAGGAATTCGTTAAGGAACCAGTTGTGGAACCGGTTGAGGAACCAATGGAGGAGTCTCAGCATGAAGCTTCCGACCAACCGGATCCAGTGAAAGATGCTGAAACGGACATGGCAGGAAACGAAAGTGTCAATGAGGATGAGAATTAAGGAAGCACTCGGTGTAAATGAACATTTGTCCCTGCGTACATGTCCCCAGGTTTCCAGgatttcaaaaaataaacaaaacaaagctctttttgtatttgtagaaaaataaaaaaagattttgaggGGTACAAAAATAGAAACGTTTGTGTATAATAGCATTCAATACACCATTGTCCTCATCAGctggtaaataaataacatcagtTTTGACTCACTGTGGTGAATTTGATTATATGTCCAGAACTGTCTCAGTACTTTGTGGCATGACTCAATAAGATGCTGGAAACCTTCCAATGTCAGTATGAGTTGTTGCAGATTTATCGTCTGCACAGACATGATGTAAGTCCTGCGGTTCTCTGTTAGTGTGGATTAAGATAAGATAggatttatgatttatgatttatcCCTGTGGGGAAATAAGTTACAGCAGCAGGGAACAACAGTGCAAGATACAAAAGGatacaaaaaatagaataaggtAGTTGAAAAAACTGGATGGAAGTTGGGccgaaataaaacaaatgcacgTCGGATAATTATCTTAAAgaatggtttctgttattttatgtagctaaattaatgttaatgcatgtttgggtgtctttttttttgtgtgtgtgtataagtttcattttagtcattgactgtatatactaggcATAGACAGGTTTTAGTTCttatttgacgctacagaaacaggatgtgacgtaatATAATGgggaccaccagttgccatgccaaccgctccgcAAAGCGGTCTCGTGGGACCGTGAGAGTGGTAAAgacttaaataaattaaaaataaaaataagtaatgtGCACAATCAAAGACTGTATTGCAACTAATAGTTGCTAATAGAGGATAtcatagtattaattaaacgaaacgTGAGTGAAAACTGGAGGAAGTGTCGTCGGGATTTTCTCTTACTCTTCTGCGCAGACTCATAAACTCGTAAACAAACTCATAAAATGGCGGCGCCGGTATCAACCGATGattaaaatattgtttgtttgaaacATTGTTTCTGATacatattttatctattttgttaaactgtatttcatGCACATATTAATCACGAAAAACCCATGGTGAAGATTTTATGcga
This window harbors:
- the sympk gene encoding symplekin, which translates into the protein MDLSPEEGDTHTSVSDMTTSEKVVDLLNQAALKSSDEKLTVLKQVQELIINKDPSLLDNFLDEMIAFQTDKSIEVRKFVIGFIEEACKRDNELLLRLIANLNMLLKDESVNVVKKAILTLTQLYKVTLQWLVRSKAVSEMQEACWDLVTQMKGEVLALLDSENDGVRTHAIKFTESLIITLSPRTSESDVPKRQEGDISLDKVPRDHSYIRYDALCEEGKSALEKLLKFMVHPAISSINLTTALGSLATIARQRPMFMSEVVQAYETLHANLPPTLAKSQVSSVRKNLKLHLVAVLKHSCSLEFQAQISTLLLDLGMPQSEITRSTPAPREQRKRPRHEQYTEGKKIKIEPTLIEDDEDKEEPAPLSVPKPAAVPVTQSAIDVTAEFLRPLLTPENVANLVLISMVYLPDVMPASFQATYTPVESAGTDAQIKHLARLMSSQMTAAGIGPGLEQSKPKEGDLSKDGDNEDDSIAKDLLIKRKVPAVMMGQAISVVGCKEKVSAAAEAPTAVKRLPEPILPSVQTKMTGAGGRKKVFRLSDVVQPLSETQIESLTSKAVKRILHSEKAIAQSGMSHVRVKLLSRLVTQFEGMMKEDVLEFILDDIRSRSDLAFSLLYQEYNTYLSQLPSGLLDSYDHCLFTLLSGLQEKPEQRDGLFTKLVLEAPIITESALEVIRRYCEDESRVYLGMTTLKELIVKRPSRQFQYLHVLLDLSSHEKEKVRTTALAFLKRMYEKDQLRDYIEKFALNYMQLLVHPNPPSLLFGADKDTEVAAPWTEETVRQCLFLYLSLLPLNHRLVHELASVYTEAIADIKRSVLRAIEQPIRGMGMNSPELLLLVENCPKGAETLVTRCLHILTDKVPPSPELVERVRDLYHKRVPDVRFLIPVINGLEKNEVIQALPKLIKLNPIVVKEVFNRLLGTQHSEGSSSVSPLTPGDLLIALHNIDSNKCDMKSIIKATNLCFGEKNVYTSEILAVVMQQLMEQSPLPMLLMRTVIQSLTMYPRLGGFVMNILSRLIVKQVWKYPKVWEGFVKCCQRTKPQSYSVLLQLPPAQLTSVFERCPEMREPLLQHVLSFTPHQQAHIPASIMTVLEANKKAQPKPEEPVVEKELEPAPVVSVAEEAPPTAAPDTPVQEDPASVKDEEEPMEQEESDPVIREESDNVPQVEFPEQMRYCHRIQLMNQLRNKLRNRLRYRLRNRLRNSLRNQLWNRLRNQWRSLSMKLPTNRIQ